A stretch of the Medicago truncatula cultivar Jemalong A17 chromosome 5, MtrunA17r5.0-ANR, whole genome shotgun sequence genome encodes the following:
- the LOC11436593 gene encoding uncharacterized protein At3g49140 translates to MASSSLLPFASEGICYPTSYGITCNSIKFPIDGRRVHDLTSTRCKSPFFGSSRFFWQSTGHDFVSKIGVAADYSDSIPDSSSYMGKQGYHPLEELKVSNDLPPARLSSAEIARTTIEANKNALLVFPGSVHSEPHEQISWAEFQYLIDDFGDLYFEIFDDVNLLEDRGAHNPVNALIGMDIPMYDNRRPISEYDIFNGGITDEFPFDEDYIEVPEIEESNAPVNWGLSDNSNPVHPIYFSKCLEKAVNVEYDKRMDHPSNGVSILGYLRPAYADEESYIRMIYHTEDDDGYSSDWKDFYSNSINDQRDANLILYKLEIEKIKLHCVYGSQSEISLLEFQDAEPDIIVYSTSAILERINRNGHDALQAFCKKKGLDAEEAHLIGVDHLGVDVRVLSGSEVKTHRFAFKVQANSGYMAEKQIVQLLYPRSRRKRNMQQSLRNPKPPA, encoded by the exons ATGGCTTCTTCTTCACTACTTCCTTTTGCCTCTG AAGGGATATGTTACCCAACATCATATGGAATAACTTGCAATTCAATCAAATTCCCTATTGATGGGAGAAGAGTGCATGATCTTACCAGCACAAG ATGCAAAAGTCCATTTTTTGGATCATCACGCTTCTTTTGGCAATCCACGGGGCATGATTTTGTTTCAAAGATTGGCGTTGCTGCAGACTATTCAGATTCTATACCCGATTCATCTAGTTACATGGGTAAGCAAGGTTATCATCCTCTTGAAGAACTGAAAGTTTCCAACGATCTTCCACCAGCTCGACTCTCTTCTGCTGAAATAGCAAGAACTACTATTGAG GCTAATAAAAACGCTTTGCTAGTATTTCCTGGATCGGTACACTCTGAACCACATGAACAAATTTCATGGGCCGAGTTTCAATATCTTATTGATGATTTCGGAg atttgtattttgaaatatttgatgaTGTAAACCTTTTGGAAGATCGTGGTGCACACAATCCAGTG AATGCTTTGATTGGAATGGACATCCCAATGTATGATAATAGAAGACCTATTAGTGAATATGACATTTTCAATGGTGGCATCACTGATGAGTTCCCATTTGATGAAGATTATATTGAG GTTCCGGAAATTGAAGAGTCTAACGCTCCAGTGAATTGGGGACTTTCAGATAATAGTAACCCAGTTCATCCAATTTACTTTTCGAAGTGCTTGGAAAAG GCTGTCAATGTGGAATATGATAAGAGAATGGATCATCCTTCAAATGGTGTTTCTATTCTAGGGTACCTCAGACCTGCTTACGCTGATGAAGAGTCTTACATAAGAATGATATATCACACTGAAGATGATGATGGATATAGCTCAGATTGGAAAG ATTTTTACTCAAACAGTATTAATGACCAAAGAGACGCTAATTTGATACTCTATAAGTTGGAGATCGAGAAAATCAAGCTACACTGTGTGTATGGATCTCAG TCTGAAATTAGTTTACTAGAGTTTCAAGATGCTGAACCTGATATTATTGTATACTCTACTTCGGCAATTCTGGAACGTATCAACCGAAACGGTCATGATGCTCTTCAAGCTTTTTGCAAAAAGAAAGGTCTTGATGCTGAG GAAGCACATTTGATTGGGGTTGACCACCTAGGTGTGGATGTTAGAGTACTTTCAGGGTCAGAAGTTAAAACTCATCGCTTTGCATTCAAAGTCCAG GCCAACTCAGGATATATGGCTGAAAAGCAGATTGTGCAACTTTTGTATCCCCGGTCTCGGCGAAAAAGGAATATGCAGCAGTCATTGCGGAATCCTAAACCTCCAGCATGA